The Anaerohalosphaeraceae bacterium genome has a window encoding:
- a CDS encoding endonuclease/exonuclease/phosphatase family protein produces the protein MRILMWSGILAAAFLGCEKGSERMDRAACSSIQPDTLKAVTFNIRYGTADDGPNRWDRRRESVFSLLSEYGADVLALQEALDFQVEQIGRALPAYDYVFVCRDDGKRAGESCPIFYRKDRFERLEAGTFWFSDTPDIPGSKHWGNQIPRICTWVCLQERMSRRPLWVYNVHLDHQSQSSRERSIRLLAERIASLPAGSAVIVLGDFNMELSNPALEPLLSEKELHLKEAWQTLYPDRQPVGTWHDFGRRFNTAKIDHILIPQGLAVLEAEIDQRTFEGRYPSDHFPVWAVIQWPLKSAEVN, from the coding sequence ATGCGAATTTTGATGTGGAGCGGGATACTTGCCGCCGCCTTTCTGGGCTGCGAAAAGGGTTCGGAAAGGATGGACAGGGCGGCTTGCAGTTCGATTCAGCCCGATACGCTGAAGGCGGTTACGTTTAATATTCGCTACGGCACGGCGGATGACGGCCCCAACCGCTGGGACCGCCGCAGGGAGTCGGTTTTTTCGCTGCTGTCGGAGTATGGGGCGGATGTGCTGGCCCTGCAGGAGGCCCTGGATTTTCAGGTCGAGCAAATCGGGCGAGCCCTGCCGGCTTATGACTATGTATTCGTCTGCCGGGATGATGGGAAACGGGCGGGCGAATCCTGTCCGATTTTTTACCGCAAAGACCGCTTTGAACGGCTGGAAGCCGGCACCTTCTGGTTCTCGGATACTCCGGACATCCCCGGGTCCAAACACTGGGGCAATCAGATTCCCCGCATCTGCACCTGGGTTTGCCTGCAGGAGCGGATGAGCCGCCGGCCGCTGTGGGTTTATAATGTTCATCTGGACCATCAGTCCCAGAGTTCTCGGGAAAGAAGCATTCGGCTGCTGGCAGAAAGGATTGCTTCTTTGCCGGCGGGTTCGGCGGTGATTGTGCTGGGCGATTTCAATATGGAATTGTCAAATCCGGCTCTGGAGCCGCTGTTGTCCGAAAAAGAACTGCATCTGAAAGAGGCCTGGCAGACACTCTACCCGGACCGGCAGCCCGTCGGCACATGGCATGATTTCGGACGGCGGTTCAATACGGCCAAAATTGACCACATTCTCATCCCGCAGGGCCTTGCTGTGCTTGAGGCCGAAATTGACCAGCGGACATTTGAGGGACGCTATCCGTCCGACCATTTTCCGGTTTGGGCGGTGATTCAATGGCCCCTCAAGTCTGCAGAAGTGAACTGA
- the ispD gene encoding 2-C-methyl-D-erythritol 4-phosphate cytidylyltransferase, whose amino-acid sequence MDTEKKPLGKTVGVIICAAGASARFGGDRKKPFVEVAGRAAFLRSIEFFANRDEVKQILMAISKEDEELVTVKWGSTLAFNGVKLCFGGAERFETVSRALEKIRPDIDLIAVHDAVRCCLTADWVDAVFQKAAQTGAAILACPVNGTLKRVQKGVVSETVDRENLYEAQTPQVFDAKLLREAYAKMGNLGKMKITDDAQLVEALGHKVHVVETDFTNLKITRKSDLPLAEAIINSRPKPKPEGPIGPYIEAQW is encoded by the coding sequence ATGGATACGGAGAAGAAACCTTTGGGGAAAACAGTTGGAGTGATTATCTGTGCGGCCGGAGCCAGTGCCCGGTTTGGGGGCGACCGAAAGAAACCCTTTGTGGAAGTGGCGGGGCGGGCGGCGTTTCTGCGCAGCATCGAGTTTTTCGCCAATCGCGATGAAGTCAAACAGATTCTTATGGCCATTTCGAAGGAAGATGAAGAACTGGTGACGGTCAAGTGGGGTTCGACCCTGGCCTTTAACGGGGTCAAGCTTTGCTTCGGCGGTGCGGAGCGTTTTGAGACGGTTTCCAGGGCTCTGGAAAAAATTCGTCCGGATATTGACCTGATTGCCGTCCATGATGCCGTCCGGTGCTGTCTGACGGCCGACTGGGTGGACGCTGTTTTCCAGAAGGCCGCCCAGACTGGAGCAGCCATTCTTGCCTGTCCGGTCAATGGAACCCTGAAACGGGTTCAGAAAGGCGTCGTTTCCGAGACGGTGGACCGGGAGAATCTCTATGAGGCCCAGACACCGCAGGTATTTGATGCCAAACTGCTTCGGGAGGCCTATGCCAAAATGGGCAATCTGGGAAAGATGAAGATTACGGATGATGCTCAACTGGTTGAGGCGCTCGGTCATAAAGTCCACGTCGTCGAGACGGACTTTACGAATTTGAAGATTACCCGCAAAAGCGATTTGCCGCTGGCGGAGGCCATTATCAACTCCAGACCCAAGCCGAAACCCGAAGGGCCGATCGGGCCTTACATTGAAGCCCAGTGGTAA
- a CDS encoding cob(I)yrinic acid a,c-diamide adenosyltransferase — protein sequence MLEKGLVQIYTGDGKGKTTAALGLALRTAGHGGRVLIYQFLKPSSLNLGERAGLQNIGNITLLALDEPWDMFESMGNQRAMERIRTAVGKALKKIQTAAHERYYDLIILDEIVFCLSKGLASMDDIRQLLANRDPCVELVLTGRGASQELMDMADLVTEMKSVKHPFEKGISARRGIEY from the coding sequence ATGCTGGAAAAAGGACTTGTACAGATTTACACCGGTGACGGGAAAGGCAAAACGACGGCTGCTCTCGGGTTGGCTTTGCGGACGGCGGGCCACGGCGGGCGCGTTCTGATTTATCAATTCCTCAAGCCCTCTTCCCTGAATCTCGGGGAACGAGCCGGGCTTCAGAATATCGGGAATATCACGCTCTTGGCTCTGGATGAACCATGGGATATGTTTGAATCGATGGGAAACCAGAGGGCCATGGAACGAATTCGGACGGCTGTCGGCAAAGCGCTGAAGAAAATTCAGACCGCTGCCCATGAGCGGTATTATGACCTGATTATTTTGGATGAGATTGTTTTTTGTCTGTCCAAAGGACTGGCTTCGATGGATGATATCCGTCAGTTGCTGGCCAATCGAGACCCTTGTGTGGAGCTGGTGCTGACCGGACGCGGTGCCTCGCAGGAACTGATGGATATGGCAGACCTGGTGACGGAGATGAAATCCGTCAAGCATCCGTTTGAGAAAGGCATCAGTGCCCGAAGGGGAATCGAATATTAA